CTTTGAGGGTGTCGAGCAGGGCAGCGATGGTCGGTTCGGTCTGTTGCGGGTTGCAACGGAATTTCTCCGGCAGGTCGCCTTCCACGCTTTTGCCCAGGGCCAGGAATTCGCCCAGGGTGTCGGCGTTGCGCTTGTAGAACTGGCTCAGGTGCAGGGTCGCGTCGCGAGTACGTTCGATCTGGTAGGTGGTGCTGTTCAGGTCGAGTACGAACTGCGCAGGCACGATACCGATCAGTACCAGCATGATCAGGCCGATACCTTTCTGGCCGTCGTTGGAACCGTGCACGAAGCTCACGGCCATGGCCGAGATCACCAGGACCAGGCGGTTCCAGAACGGTGGGTGCTTCTTGTCGTCGATCTTGCGGCGCTGTTCCGGCGTCTTGTGCATCTTCGACAGCGGGCGCCACCATTTCAGGCCGATCAGCACCAGCGCGGCGATCAGGAAACCGGCCATCGGCGAGAACACCAGCGAGGCGCCGATATCGATCGCTTTCTGCCAGTTGACGCCGTCGGCCAGTGGAATTTCGTTGATCAGGGCGTTGGCCAGGCCGACACCGAGGATCGAACCGATCAGCGTGTGCGAACTGGAGGCCGGGATACCGAAGTACCAGGTGCCCAGGTTCCAGGCGATGGCGGCGGCGAGCAGCGAGAAGACCATTGCCAGACCATGGCCGGTGTTCACGTTGATCAACAGTTCTACCGGCAGCAGGTGCACGATGGCATACGCCACGCCAACGCCGCCCAGCAATACGCCGAGGAAGTTGAACACGCCCGAGAAGAACACCGCCAGGTGAGGCGGCATCGCTTTGGTGTAGATAACAGTGGCTACCGCGTTAGCGGTGTCATGAAATCCATTGATGAACTCGAAGGCGAGGACAAATGTCAGGGCGAGCAGGAGGCTCACAAGCACCCAGGCATCCAGTCCGCTGAATAAATCGATCATGAAGGTTTTCTGACCC
The window above is part of the Pseudomonas fluorescens genome. Proteins encoded here:
- a CDS encoding inorganic phosphate transporter — translated: MIDLFSGLDAWVLVSLLLALTFVLAFEFINGFHDTANAVATVIYTKAMPPHLAVFFSGVFNFLGVLLGGVGVAYAIVHLLPVELLINVNTGHGLAMVFSLLAAAIAWNLGTWYFGIPASSSHTLIGSILGVGLANALINEIPLADGVNWQKAIDIGASLVFSPMAGFLIAALVLIGLKWWRPLSKMHKTPEQRRKIDDKKHPPFWNRLVLVISAMAVSFVHGSNDGQKGIGLIMLVLIGIVPAQFVLDLNSTTYQIERTRDATLHLSQFYKRNADTLGEFLALGKSVEGDLPEKFRCNPQQTEPTIAALLDTLKGVADYHSLSSESRIEVRRYLLCLDDTAKKVSKLPGLAPREKADLDKLRKDLTTTTEYAPFWVILAVALALGLGTMVGWKRVVLTIGEKIGKQGMTYSQGMSAQITTASLIGLANIFSLPVSTTHVLSSGVAGTMVANKSGLQGGTVKTILLAWVLTLPATVALSAGLFWLASKALGS